The DNA window TTGTGAATAATATAACATCAGTCACATATTAATGTGCTCCACAAGTATATAACTAGAGCATCCTCACCACGTCCCAGTGAAACAGTTAGGCTTTTCTTTCCATGAGTGAGTCAAGGAACTGCCAGAAGTCAAGCAGCCTGTGCAGAGTAAAACCTAGACTAGGAGTGAGCATTTCTGGGATCAGTGCCCCCAGAGCATCCTGCTTCTTCAGCAGCAAGGAGATGGAGCTTCATTCCATGGCTGAAGTTATCTTCAGGTATGCCATGTGCCTTCTCCAGGTGGCCTTCTCACTTTTATAGCTAGACACCATGCAACATGTATCAACTTTGGGATGAGTAAATGATGAGTAAATATGTAAATGATGATGGAAAAGGAGCCGTTTCAGTCCTAAACAGAGGAAcaattttctgcctgttttctggACAGGTGACAGAGAAGTAGGTGAAAAATCAGTGTCCATtctctaattttaaaatgcctcTGGCTTGCACAAAAGTGTAACATTTGCAATACACATAGCCAtgctggaagagcagctgggtTCATACTTCTTCTACCCAGCTCTCTCTGATGTTGAATCCCATTACAGTAGCATGCTGCCCCAAGTCAGTACCACAACCAAGCTGTCCCTGGCTGCTGGCCAGGTGGGCAGGACGAAACAGTGATCTGGGCTTTGCTTGGACAAGTGCTGAAAAGAGATCCGATATCAGCTTGCTGTGGGAGAGAGGACAGAAAGGCCGCTGGAAGTCAGAGCTTTGCAGAAGATGCCTATGGAGCACTGGCAGGGGGAGTCCTCTGCTTGTTCATCATGTGCCATCTTTTATTATTTAGGAGATGGGACCCTGTTGGAAAGTATTCCCTGGAGATGCCTACACCAGATGTCTCCTGAGGTGTTCAACCATTTTACAGCAGATACAGgaattcagaataaaatacaCCTCCTGCCAGATcagggcagggagaggaaaTGCACAAGAACAGTTTCATCTCATTGCAGTGGCCAATGcttgcaagagaaggcaaaatgacTGCTCTTATTTTGGATATACCTTCTTTGATGGCATCTTTTTCTCTCCACAAAATGAAATCAACTTTTTATACAAACCAATTAAACGGTCTTGGCCCAGCTTAAAAGCAATGAAGACAATTTCCATGCCTATAATAatatagagggaaaaaaacaagaaaaacttgGGATGTTCCAGTTGTGTATCTCCAAATCCAATAGTTGTCAAGGtgataaagcagaaataaaaggctTCTTGAAAATCCAACCTGGTTTCCCAGTTTGGAAGAATAGCAGCTGCACAGGAGATGTACACAAAGATAACTAGCACCATTAATATAATGGGAACATCTAACTTTTCCAACTCTTTCCCTATTTTGTCAAAATTCTCAATTACTCTGGACATTGTTTTTCCCCTGGCTAATTCTGGACATGAGCTCCACCTCTCAATGCTTCTATTTCTTGCTGGTTTTGTATGCTCATTTTCTCTGGCAATTAACATTTCAAAGATTTCAGCATTGCGATATTTGATTGGCTTGCTTTTAATACCTGTCTGGTTTTTCAGCACTTCCATAATAGTCAAGGGCTCATTGATGACTATTTTAGACTGTGCTCTGGATTTTAATTCATCCTCTTTGTTACATGTGGATCCCAAACAGAGTTTAGAGGCTAGAATTTTTGACTGTAGTTTTCTGAATTCATTATAAGACTTGGACAAGACGGTTGCAAGGATGTCTCCCATGTCTGTCAGGACCAAGAACATCAGAGGGATGCCAAATAAAGCGTACAACATACAGAGATATTTTCCAGTCCGTGTCACGGGATATGTATTACCATAACcttgaacaaaaacaaaaagaggaagagaagggaaaggaagataaaacatCGTGATTTATTAGGTATTCATGTCCTCTGAGCTTTTTATTGCTGTCAATTTTAAAAGACAGTTTTTTGTCCAGAGCATACTGTTCCTTTTGTCTTCACTTTGAAGCTATTGAAATTTCTGAGTCTCAAATGCTGGTTACTAATGCAAGCATCCTACCTTTTCAAGCACTTGGAGATTTGGAGTTTGCCAGCTCTGTTGAGTTAACTCCTCCTACCATATCAGAACCTTCTCAGC is part of the Columba livia isolate bColLiv1 breed racing homer chromosome 6, bColLiv1.pat.W.v2, whole genome shotgun sequence genome and encodes:
- the KCNK18 gene encoding potassium channel subfamily K member 18 isoform X2, yielding MASTSQSLRGNRKVNLSEEYRTFLQNLWHISRNLSDNMTENEEIFKEKIHALLSTAERDWFVNPKDIWTFFGSLFFCCTVFTTVGYGNTYPVTRTGKYLCMLYALFGIPLMFLVLTDMGDILATVLSKSYNEFRKLQSKILASKLCLGSTCNKEDELKSRAQSKIVINEPLTIMEVLKNQTGIKSKPIKYRNAEIFEMLIARENEHTKPARNRSIERWSSCPELARGKTMSRVIENFDKIGKELEKLDVPIILMVLVIFVYISCAAAILPNWETRLDFQEAFYFCFITLTTIGFGDTQLEHPKFFLFFSLYIIIGMEIVFIAFKLGQDRLIGLYKKLISFCGEKKMPSKKVYPK
- the KCNK18 gene encoding potassium channel subfamily K member 18 isoform X1, yielding MASTSQSLRGKRACKKIFWAVFPHVCFILSLVIYAFLGALMFSHIEGNRKVNLSEEYRTFLQNLWHISRNLSDNMTENEEIFKEKIHALLSTAERDWFVNPKDIWTFFGSLFFCCTVFTTVGYGNTYPVTRTGKYLCMLYALFGIPLMFLVLTDMGDILATVLSKSYNEFRKLQSKILASKLCLGSTCNKEDELKSRAQSKIVINEPLTIMEVLKNQTGIKSKPIKYRNAEIFEMLIARENEHTKPARNRSIERWSSCPELARGKTMSRVIENFDKIGKELEKLDVPIILMVLVIFVYISCAAAILPNWETRLDFQEAFYFCFITLTTIGFGDTQLEHPKFFLFFSLYIIIGMEIVFIAFKLGQDRLIGLYKKLISFCGEKKMPSKKVYPK